In Daucus carota subsp. sativus chromosome 4, DH1 v3.0, whole genome shotgun sequence, one DNA window encodes the following:
- the LOC108219406 gene encoding uncharacterized protein LOC108219406 isoform X5 yields MLLLNLVDFKKLRKDKVRRLSFVDRLCDKTPDSEMPCVQSDDEEDEYHPCVTKSKRIKLPRKFFDDCQKVDHSSVPRKLRSAIRKRRRESISPHFPEVRRLNLSANGIELQPKESEGSPGLASVMPVSKDEEEVAETLNALAEMFSDSDKIEMAKSTAPEVEKDLRSPFTTTAPGAAQHSSNTVGSADEAERIQFSYRRTEADMHRYIPKFNCTKVPILSKSSSANENCSSFPSHSQLSREIGLKRPAHNLNMANEIYKELADESVSTFKGQNEVRLGTRENRNNGSALWPGLSSTSVHSAKTLGSPVKLSAAKVPTWLGISTSTARSCSSRNVAISEKVYKHCAMEFQSVVDEKKMRKKCSTHVYISRLIRVLKVTEAKDSLPLQPTRLTAHDESKKGAISEEKKLQMIKEGSAGVVFTSDIACSGGEDSPSKLSSAIVLHKRLRDDLQGSTNSGPYTTHKQSSNFFAALPGSSGVEHESAGQVNGHRPEPSTESNIPFLYPFTQSCRTNPLSLPQNCQLSTSLVDSAAAGAAPKIQLPPYLSNTKSVTSSLMSLQNQQQHQQWLWAAQLTAPRKPEEFAAAASHVPNWQNSRQEFSHMQYGQLIHPAALEVLGPRYIPVPTQQQHLMSSTSLFPQSRVQRYNHQLSTKHG; encoded by the exons ATGTTACTGCTCAATCTGGTTG ATTTCAAGAAGTTGAGGAAAGATAAAGTAAGAAGATTGAGTTTTGTTGATAGACTTTGTGACAAGACCCCTGATTCTGAAATGCCTTGTGTTCAATCtgatgatgaagaggatgaaTATCATCCCTGTGTTACTAAAAGCAAGAGAATTAAATTACCCAGAAAG TTTTTTGATGATTGTCAGAAAGTGGATCATTCCTCTGTTCCTCGGAAGCTAAGATCAG CTATTAGGAAGCGTAGGCGAGAGTCGATTTCACCACACTTTCCAGAAGTAAGAAGGCTAAACCTTTCTGCAAATGGGATCGAATTG CAACCTAAGGAATCAGAAGGCTCTCCAGGACTAGCTTCTGTAATGCCGGTCAGCAAAGACGAAGAAGAAGTTGCTGAAACTCTGAATGCATTGGCTGAAATGTTTTCAGACTCGGATAAGATAGAGATGGCTAAATCAACAG CTCCAGAAGTAGAGAAAGACTTACGGTCCCCTTTCACCACTACCGCTCCGGGGGCTGCCCAACACTCATCAAACACAGTAGGTTCTGCCGATGAAGCGGAAAGAATCCAATTTTCATACCGTAGAACAGAGGCTGATATGCACAGATATATTCCTAAATTTAACTGCACAAAAGTTCCAATACTTTCCAAGTCTTCATCAGCCAATGAAAATTGCTCTAGTTTTCCTAGTCATTCTCAGCTCAGCCGGGAGATTGG ATTAAAAAGGCCCGCGCACAACTTAAACATGGCTAATGAGATATATAAAGAGCTCGCTGATGAATCA GTTTCAACTTTTAAGGGTCAGAATGAAGTACGACTTGGTACCAGGGAGAACAGGAATAATG GTTCAGCATTATGGCCAGGCTTATCTTCAACAAGTGTCCATAGTGCTAAAACTCTGGGATCTCCTGTAAA GTTGTCTGCTGCTAAAGTTCCTACTTGGCTTGGTATCTCTACTAGTACTGCCAGGTCGTGTTCTTCAAGGAATGTTGCCATATCTGAAAAGGTATACAAGCATTGCGCAATG gAATTTCAATCTGTTGTTGATGAAAAGAAGATGCGGAAGAAATGTTCTACTCATGTTTACATAAGTCGACTGATTAGGGTCTTAAAGGTAACCGAGGCAAAAGACAGTTTGCCTTTGCAGCCTACTCGATTGACAGCACATGACGAATCAAAGAAAGGAGCAATATCAGAAGAAAAGAAGCTACAGATGATCAAGGAAGGCTCGGCTGGAGTTGTGTTCACCAGTGACATAGCCTGTTCCGGTGGTGAGGACAGCCCAAGCAAACTCAGCAGTGCAATCGTCTTGCATAAGAGGCTCCGTGATGATCTACAGGGTTCTACCAATTCTGGGCCATACACTACACATAAGCAG AGTTCCAATTTTTTTGCTGCGTTGCCTGGAAGTTCTGGGGTGGAACATGAAAGCGCTGGACAAGTAAATGGACATCGACCAGAACCATCAACAGAGTCGAACATTCCTTTTCTGTATCCATTTACACAAAGTTGTAGAACCAATCCACTATCCCTGCCCCAAAATTGCCAGCTCTCTACTTCTCTTGTTGACTCAGCAGCTGCAGGAGCAGCACCAAAG ATACAGCTACCTCCGTATTTAAGCAACACGAAGTCCGTCACATCATCTCTGATGAGCTTACAAAATCAGCAGCAGCACCAACAATGGCTTTGGGCAGCTCAACTTACAGCTCCTCGCAAGCCTGAGGAATTTGCTGCTGCAGCATCACATGTTCCAAATTGGCAAAACAGCAGACAAGAGTTTTCCCACATGCAGTATGGTCAACTCATTCACCCCGCGGCACTAGAAGTTCTTGGCCCCAGATATATCCCAGTCCCAACACAACAACAGCATCTCATGTCTAGCACATCCTTATTTCCCCAAAGTAGGGTGCAAAGGTATAATCATCAGCTGTCAACTAAACATGGTTAA